One genomic region from Bacillus sp. SLBN-46 encodes:
- a CDS encoding S-ribosylhomocysteine lyase: protein MPSVESFDLDHNAVKAPYVRHCGVHKVGSDGIVNKYDIRFCQPNKQAMKPDAIHTLEHLLAFNIRKHSEKYNHFDIIDISPMGCQTGYYLVVSGEPTVEEIIDLLEDTMKDAVEIVDIPAANERQCGQAKLHDLEGAKRLMRFWLEQSKEDLKQVFA from the coding sequence ATGCCTTCAGTTGAAAGCTTTGATTTAGATCATAATGCTGTTAAAGCCCCTTATGTAAGACACTGTGGTGTTCATAAGGTAGGTAGTGACGGGATTGTTAATAAATATGATATTCGTTTTTGCCAGCCAAACAAGCAAGCTATGAAACCAGATGCAATTCATACACTGGAACACTTGCTTGCGTTTAATATTCGTAAGCATTCAGAGAAGTACAATCACTTTGATATTATTGACATCTCACCAATGGGCTGCCAAACAGGTTATTATCTAGTGGTAAGCGGTGAACCAACGGTAGAGGAGATTATCGATCTTCTTGAGGATACTATGAAGGATGCAGTTGAAATCGTTGATATCCCTGCTGCAAATGAAAGACAATGCGGCCAAGCAAAGCTTCATGACCTAGAAGGTGCCAAACGTCTAATGCGTTTCTGGCTTGAGCAAAGTAAAGAGGATTTAAAACAGGTATTTGCATAA